The Tistrella bauzanensis DNA window GCCATGACCTCAAGGGTAATCGACCGGCGGCGCCGGCCGCGCTTTCCTGAACGCCACCCCGCCCCGCAACAGGAAGGCCGTGCCATCATGTCCCCCGGGATTTCAGAAGCCGACCGCGATACCGATACCGTCGATCCGCGGATCGCCGCCATCATCCATGACGTGCTCATCGCCGGCCCCGTGGCCCGGCATCTGGCGATCCGGGTCGAAAGACTGGCGCGCGACGACGTGCGCCTGCGCCTGCCCTTCGATCCGGCCAATGTCACCACCGGCCGGATCGTCCATGGCGGCGTCATCGCCACCCTGGCCGATATCGCCGGGGCCGCCGCTTCCGCCTCGGGGGCAGATCCCGACGGCCTGCGCGGCGGCGCCACTCAAACCCTGGTCATGCATTATCTGCGTCCGGCCGAGGGCGTCGATCTGGTGACCGAGACCACCGTGCTGTCACGCGGCTGCGGTGGCACGGTCACCGCGGTATCGGTCCGCGATACTGAAGGCCATCTGGTGGCGCAGGCCAGCGTCACCAGCCGGATCTGGTAGCGGCCTCCATCCGGGCAGGCGCCATCGCCACCGCGTCGGGTTATACTGCGGGCGGCGTATCAGCCACGCCGCTGCCCCACCCTTCCCTCCCGCAAGCCTGGATTCGTGAACGATGACCGACACGCCCTGCCTGTTCTGCGCCATTGCCGGCGGCCACCTGCCCGCCCATGTCATCCATCAGGACGACACAGTGATGGCATTTCTCGACATCCAGCCGATCCGGCCGGGCCATACCCTGATC harbors:
- a CDS encoding PaaI family thioesterase; amino-acid sequence: MSPGISEADRDTDTVDPRIAAIIHDVLIAGPVARHLAIRVERLARDDVRLRLPFDPANVTTGRIVHGGVIATLADIAGAAASASGADPDGLRGGATQTLVMHYLRPAEGVDLVTETTVLSRGCGGTVTAVSVRDTEGHLVAQASVTSRIW